One genomic region from Bufo bufo chromosome 3, aBufBuf1.1, whole genome shotgun sequence encodes:
- the LOC120994361 gene encoding cystatin-B-like yields the protein MRQFLPAELALIMDNKGHLVGGVGKEKPANPEIQELCDLVKHEFEVKSGLNAAKFKAVSFKSQVVAGTIYFVKVDVGGDQFCHLRIFKPLPYTGEKATLSDFQCGKKKDDPIGYF from the exons ATGCGCCAGTTTCTGCCTGCAGAGCTAGCACTTATAATGGATAATAAAGGGCATCTTGTTGGCGGAGTGGGTAAAGAAAAGCCCGCTAACCCAGAAATACAGGAGCTGTGTGACTTG GTAAAACACGAATTTGAGGTAAAATCCGGGCTTAATGCTGCAAAGTTTAAGGCCGTCTCCTTCAAATCTCAAGTTGTTGCTGGAACAATCTACTTTGTGAAG GTGGATGTTGGAGGAGATCAGTTCTGTCATCTGAGAATATTTAAACCTCTGCCTTATACTGGAGAGAAAGCGACTCTGAGCGACTTCCAGTGTGGGAAGAAGAAGGACGACCCCATCGGTTATTTTTAg